From one Eucalyptus grandis isolate ANBG69807.140 chromosome 9, ASM1654582v1, whole genome shotgun sequence genomic stretch:
- the LOC104418378 gene encoding uncharacterized protein At5g65660, which translates to MESPDLSPPHTAADRPSLGFPLGTALLLIVIFSLSGIFSCCYHWERLRSLRQSSSDGADPEADPENPPWKSAPPSKDVKRDHGQTLPVLMPGDGVPKFIALPSPRQPPREEKTVVVKVQKPVKPPRLPVPLY; encoded by the exons ATGGAGAGCCCGGATCTTTCCCCGCCGCACACGGCCGCGGACCGGCCGTCCCTCGGGTTCCCCCTAGGCACAGCCCTCCTCCTGATCGTCATCTTCAGCCTGAGCGGCATATTCTCCTGCTGCTACCACTGGGAGAGGCTCCGCTCCCTCCGCCAGTCTTCCTCTGACGGCGCTGATCCCGAGGCCGACCCCGAAAACCCGCCCTGGAAATCCGCGCCCCCTTCCAAG GATGTGAAGCGAGATCACGGCCAGACCTTGCCGGTTTTGATGCCGGGCGACGGGGTACCGAAGTTCATAGCACTGCCGAGTCCCCGCCAGCCTCCGCGAGAAGAGAAAACCGTCGTCGTCAAAGTGCAGAAGCCGGTGAAGCCGCCCCGGCTACCAGTTCCTCTGTATTAG